The following proteins are co-located in the Acidicapsa acidisoli genome:
- a CDS encoding hydroxypyruvate isomerase family protein: MGSLNRRQILQSGVACTAAALLAPSGSLTAEAQTSAQAAPVQRKGNIHQSVARWCYKQIALDDLCAASAQMGLKGVDLLQPEEFEVPKRYGLVCSMGYADGGAIDKGLNRLENHDAIEAGLRKNVPLAAKAGVPNVITFSGLRSGMTDWEGARNTIIGLKRLRSLMEDNGVTLCVELLNSKKDHRDYMCDHTNWGVTVMAEVGSNNIKLLYDIYHMQIMEGDLIATITANHQWIGHFHTGGVPGRHELDDTQEINWVGVMKGIAATGYKGYVAHEFVPSKDPLTSLRQAVDLCDV, encoded by the coding sequence ATGGGCAGCTTGAATCGTCGTCAGATCTTGCAGAGCGGAGTCGCGTGTACAGCGGCCGCGCTGCTCGCTCCATCTGGTTCGCTAACAGCGGAAGCACAGACATCCGCGCAGGCTGCGCCGGTGCAGCGCAAGGGCAATATTCACCAGTCCGTCGCGCGCTGGTGCTACAAACAGATTGCGCTCGACGATCTCTGCGCCGCTTCCGCTCAGATGGGGCTCAAGGGCGTCGACTTGCTGCAGCCGGAAGAATTTGAAGTTCCCAAGCGTTACGGGCTTGTCTGCTCCATGGGTTACGCCGATGGCGGCGCGATCGACAAGGGCCTCAATCGGCTGGAGAACCACGACGCCATTGAGGCCGGGCTGCGCAAGAATGTTCCGCTGGCGGCCAAGGCCGGGGTGCCCAACGTCATCACGTTTTCCGGACTGCGGTCGGGCATGACGGACTGGGAGGGCGCGCGCAATACAATCATTGGCCTGAAGCGCCTGCGCTCCCTGATGGAAGACAATGGGGTGACTCTCTGCGTTGAGCTGCTCAACAGCAAGAAGGACCACCGCGACTACATGTGCGATCACACCAACTGGGGCGTCACAGTGATGGCGGAGGTTGGCTCCAACAACATTAAATTGCTGTACGACATCTACCACATGCAGATCATGGAAGGCGATTTGATCGCGACGATCACCGCCAATCATCAGTGGATCGGCCACTTTCACACCGGCGGCGTTCCGGGGCGGCATGAGCTGGACGATACCCAGGAAATCAACTGGGTCGGTGTGATGAAGGGAATTGCCGCGACCGGGTACAAGGGCTATGTGGCGCATGAATTTGTGCCCAGCAAAGATCCGCTGACCTCGTTGCGCCAGGCCGTCGACTTGTGCGACGTATAA
- a CDS encoding S1 RNA-binding domain-containing protein: MSDNTIPGTESILPTAPESDSHATENSSSAGDMQAAEPQTLSVVDPKIDPEIAAEVEAEVQAAHTAEPSPAPVAEQIKPAAVPAAEAKAAEVKLAEVEPAAEPEESFADIFSEFQRTHSRREGESQIRGTVVAVTADSVLVDIGFKSEGILPLTAFATAKEPVKVGDALQVSVKGRDEDGYYQLSLFRTAVPKDWTSLERAFAEKSTIVGTVTGVVKGGLHVDVGVRAFLPASRSGARDTAELEKLVGQEIRVRITKLDVQDEDVVVDRRVVTEEEALEGKARRYAEVQEGAVLDGTVRSLMEYGAFVDLGGVDGLLHISDIAWSRVANVADVLTVGQQIEVKVLKIDPETRRIALGLKQLQPHPWDAVAEKYTAGQRVRGVVTRIAEFGAFVELEPGVEGLVHLSEMSWSKRVYKATEVVNLGDVIDAVILAIAIPERRISLGLKQALGDPWVEAAARMVPGSIIEGPVASITKFGAFIQASEGVEGLVHISEIVADRRLNHPSDVLRVGQVVRALVLDLDKEKRQLRLSMKQLIPTSLDEFLAEHKAGDAVTGRIASIENGVAQVEIGEGIFCSCKLPAAGPAQATAQPEPEAPKPAAVDLSALSSMLKTKWKTGSSPTDAASPKAKSKTVEPAGPGQVRSFRISQIDSAAKRISLELVG, from the coding sequence ATGTCTGACAATACAATCCCGGGAACGGAATCGATCCTCCCGACCGCTCCCGAATCTGACTCTCACGCGACCGAAAACTCATCCTCCGCCGGGGATATGCAAGCCGCTGAACCCCAGACGCTCTCCGTGGTTGATCCCAAGATCGATCCGGAGATAGCGGCGGAAGTGGAAGCGGAAGTGCAGGCTGCGCATACTGCCGAGCCGTCTCCCGCTCCTGTTGCTGAGCAGATTAAACCCGCAGCCGTACCGGCCGCCGAGGCCAAGGCCGCCGAAGTCAAGTTAGCCGAAGTCGAGCCAGCCGCTGAACCGGAAGAGTCCTTTGCGGATATCTTTTCGGAGTTCCAGCGCACGCACTCGCGTCGCGAAGGTGAGAGCCAGATTCGCGGCACGGTTGTCGCCGTTACCGCGGACTCGGTTCTGGTCGATATCGGTTTCAAATCGGAAGGAATCTTGCCGCTGACTGCATTTGCCACCGCGAAGGAGCCGGTTAAGGTGGGGGACGCGCTGCAGGTTTCGGTGAAGGGACGCGACGAGGACGGGTATTACCAGCTCAGCCTGTTCCGGACTGCCGTTCCCAAGGATTGGACCAGCCTGGAACGCGCTTTTGCCGAGAAATCGACCATCGTCGGCACGGTGACCGGGGTGGTCAAGGGCGGTTTACATGTGGACGTCGGCGTCCGCGCCTTTCTGCCGGCCTCACGCAGTGGTGCGCGGGATACCGCGGAGCTGGAAAAGCTGGTTGGCCAGGAGATTCGCGTCCGGATCACCAAGCTGGACGTGCAGGACGAGGACGTTGTCGTCGATCGACGCGTTGTGACCGAGGAAGAAGCGCTCGAAGGCAAGGCCCGGCGATACGCCGAGGTACAGGAAGGTGCGGTTCTTGATGGCACTGTTCGCAGCCTGATGGAGTACGGGGCTTTTGTCGATCTGGGCGGGGTTGACGGGCTGCTGCACATCAGCGATATCGCCTGGAGCCGCGTGGCCAATGTCGCGGATGTACTCACGGTGGGCCAGCAGATTGAAGTCAAAGTGCTGAAGATTGACCCGGAAACTCGCCGCATTGCGCTCGGACTTAAGCAGTTGCAGCCTCATCCGTGGGATGCGGTCGCGGAGAAATACACGGCTGGCCAGCGCGTGCGCGGTGTTGTGACGCGCATCGCCGAGTTTGGCGCATTTGTCGAGTTGGAGCCGGGCGTCGAGGGGCTGGTTCATCTGTCCGAAATGTCGTGGTCGAAGCGGGTTTATAAAGCCACGGAGGTGGTGAATCTCGGCGACGTGATTGACGCTGTGATTCTAGCGATTGCGATTCCTGAGCGGCGCATCTCGCTTGGCCTCAAGCAGGCTCTCGGCGATCCATGGGTGGAAGCGGCAGCGCGAATGGTTCCGGGATCGATTATCGAAGGTCCGGTGGCGAGCATCACCAAGTTTGGCGCGTTCATTCAAGCCTCGGAGGGCGTCGAGGGGCTGGTTCACATCAGCGAGATTGTGGCAGATCGGCGGCTCAACCATCCTTCGGATGTGCTTCGCGTCGGCCAGGTGGTGCGCGCGCTGGTGCTCGATCTGGACAAGGAAAAACGCCAGCTCCGGCTCAGCATGAAGCAGCTCATTCCGACCAGCCTCGACGAATTTCTGGCTGAACACAAGGCCGGGGACGCGGTGACTGGCCGCATCGCGTCGATTGAAAACGGCGTCGCGCAGGTTGAGATTGGCGAGGGAATATTCTGCTCGTGCAAGCTGCCTGCGGCCGGTCCAGCGCAGGCAACCGCACAGCCGGAACCGGAAGCACCCAAGCCGGCGGCTGTCGATCTCTCTGCGCTCAGTTCGATGCTCAAGACGAAGTGGAAGACCGGTTCGAGCCCGACGGACGCGGCTTCGCCGAAGGCCAAGTCCAAGACTGTGGAGCCCGCAGGTCCCGGCCAGGTGCGCAGCTTCCGCATTTCTCAGATCGACTCTGCCGCCAAGCGAATCAGCCTGGAACTGGTGGGGTAA
- a CDS encoding APC family permease: MADASNAVAQQPSVVPEMKREIGFFDLTMFYVVSGLSLRWIATAAASGPNSIVVWIFAWIGFFLPLAACVLELSSRYPQEGGLYVWAREGFGDFAGFISAWTYWMSNLPYFSAVLYFAAGSALFVAGPQGAKLANESGYFMTFSLVALGGITVLNIRGVKPSKWLNNAGALGMTLPVLVLLILGLISWMRAGSATHFTFAAMVPHASIKNAIFWSTIFFAFGGVESASFMGGEIRNTRRTVPRALIFAGVLITMGYILGTIAMLVAMPSEQISGLGGFMTAIARMCQDFQVGWMVVAISLMVTLSCLGAACAYLAACSRLPFVAGIDNYLPAAFGRIHPKWNTPYVAVFFYGLAGMLFAFLGQAATTVKGAYDVLVSMSVITYFIPYLFLFASMIRVQSEPAGPDVIRVPGGRRVAIPLAVLGLITTSITICLSVLPSDDEPNKTLAVVKIVGMTFVLLAAGVVIYALGKRRQARSMHLQPVIAEPAPLMRNLPD; this comes from the coding sequence TTGGCGGATGCGAGCAACGCGGTAGCGCAGCAGCCCAGTGTCGTGCCCGAGATGAAGCGCGAGATCGGCTTCTTCGACCTGACGATGTTCTATGTTGTGAGCGGTCTGAGCCTGCGATGGATCGCGACTGCCGCAGCGTCGGGGCCGAATTCCATTGTGGTGTGGATTTTCGCGTGGATCGGTTTCTTTCTGCCGCTGGCCGCCTGCGTACTTGAGCTTTCTTCGCGCTATCCGCAGGAGGGCGGACTGTACGTCTGGGCTCGGGAGGGTTTTGGCGATTTCGCGGGATTCATCTCCGCATGGACTTACTGGATGAGCAACCTGCCGTATTTCTCCGCCGTGCTGTACTTTGCGGCGGGAAGCGCTCTCTTCGTTGCCGGGCCACAAGGCGCGAAGCTCGCCAACGAGAGCGGATACTTCATGACTTTTTCTCTGGTGGCGCTGGGCGGGATTACAGTCTTGAATATTCGCGGCGTAAAGCCCAGTAAGTGGCTGAACAATGCCGGTGCATTGGGAATGACTTTGCCGGTTCTGGTGTTGCTGATACTGGGGCTTATTTCATGGATGCGCGCAGGTTCGGCGACGCACTTCACGTTCGCTGCGATGGTTCCTCATGCCAGCATAAAGAACGCTATCTTCTGGTCGACGATCTTCTTTGCCTTTGGCGGCGTGGAGAGCGCGTCCTTTATGGGCGGGGAGATCAGAAACACGCGCAGGACGGTGCCACGGGCACTTATCTTCGCCGGTGTGCTCATTACGATGGGGTATATTCTCGGCACGATTGCCATGCTGGTTGCGATGCCGAGCGAGCAGATTAGCGGTCTGGGCGGATTTATGACCGCTATTGCACGGATGTGCCAAGATTTTCAAGTCGGCTGGATGGTCGTCGCCATCTCGCTGATGGTTACGCTCAGTTGCCTGGGTGCGGCTTGCGCTTATCTTGCGGCCTGTTCGCGGCTGCCCTTTGTCGCCGGCATCGACAACTATCTGCCCGCAGCTTTTGGCCGCATCCATCCCAAGTGGAACACGCCATATGTCGCGGTATTTTTCTATGGCCTAGCCGGAATGCTCTTTGCTTTTCTTGGGCAGGCAGCAACGACGGTCAAAGGCGCTTATGACGTGCTGGTAAGCATGAGCGTCATCACCTATTTCATCCCTTACCTGTTTCTCTTCGCTTCGATGATTCGTGTGCAGAGCGAGCCTGCTGGCCCGGATGTGATTCGCGTTCCGGGCGGAAGGCGGGTTGCGATTCCGCTGGCTGTTCTTGGACTGATTACAACCAGCATTACGATCTGCCTGTCCGTGTTGCCTTCGGATGACGAACCGAACAAGACGCTTGCGGTGGTTAAGATTGTCGGAATGACCTTTGTTCTGCTGGCTGCCGGAGTTGTGATCTACGCGCTTGGCAAGCGCAGGCAGGCGCGGAGTATGCACTTGCAACCAGTTATCGCCGAGCCAGCTCCGCTGATGCGAAACCTGCCCGATTAG
- a CDS encoding aromatic ring-hydroxylating oxygenase subunit alpha: MDQRLVSILALYDETAPLNEARTIPAPWYFDPAIAKLEEQHVFGGNWQVVGRTGQVANPGDYFTAELASEPILVVRGADGQLRAFYNVCRHHAAAVATAPYGHAQSFRCPYHGWNYGLDGSLKGMPEFAGVCNFDRAANGLVPIAVDAWESFVFVNLAPNPAPLGNFLGDLVSRVTPLGLGNLHFHSRREYTLNCNWKVYVDNYLDGGYHVPHLHKGLNSVLDYAHYTIENGERYCLQSSPMVASEDAQIAATRTGDRAWYFWLYPNFMINIYDGVMDTNLVVSHGVDKCRVIFDFYFSDISSGREEHNRASIATSDKVQDEDVAICESVQKGLASRSYGAGRLSVRRETGEHLFHRLLARDLRSGNEFDAKEPFRLAVR; the protein is encoded by the coding sequence ATGGACCAAAGGCTGGTCTCGATTCTCGCTTTATACGACGAAACTGCCCCGCTGAACGAGGCGCGCACCATCCCTGCGCCGTGGTATTTCGATCCGGCGATTGCAAAACTCGAAGAGCAGCATGTCTTCGGCGGGAACTGGCAAGTGGTTGGACGAACCGGTCAGGTGGCCAATCCCGGCGATTACTTTACCGCCGAACTTGCGAGTGAGCCGATTCTGGTGGTGCGTGGAGCCGACGGCCAGTTACGCGCCTTCTATAACGTATGCCGCCATCACGCGGCGGCGGTTGCTACCGCGCCTTACGGCCATGCGCAATCGTTTCGATGCCCTTACCACGGCTGGAACTACGGCCTCGACGGCAGCCTCAAGGGTATGCCGGAGTTCGCTGGCGTTTGCAACTTCGATCGCGCCGCGAACGGACTTGTGCCGATTGCTGTTGACGCGTGGGAGAGCTTTGTCTTTGTGAATCTCGCGCCGAACCCTGCCCCGCTCGGGAATTTCCTGGGGGACCTTGTCTCTCGCGTAACGCCGTTGGGGCTCGGCAACCTCCACTTCCACTCGCGCAGAGAGTACACACTCAACTGCAACTGGAAGGTCTACGTGGATAACTACCTGGATGGCGGATATCACGTGCCGCACCTGCACAAAGGCCTGAACAGCGTGCTGGACTACGCGCACTACACAATTGAGAACGGCGAGCGCTACTGCCTGCAATCGAGCCCGATGGTTGCTTCCGAAGACGCGCAGATTGCAGCAACTAGAACGGGCGACCGCGCCTGGTATTTCTGGCTTTATCCGAACTTCATGATCAATATTTATGACGGCGTGATGGATACGAATCTCGTTGTTTCGCATGGCGTCGACAAATGCCGCGTTATTTTCGATTTTTACTTCTCCGATATTTCCTCTGGTCGGGAGGAACACAACCGCGCCAGCATTGCTACGAGTGACAAGGTTCAGGATGAGGATGTCGCGATCTGCGAGTCTGTGCAAAAGGGTCTGGCTTCGCGCTCCTATGGAGCGGGGCGGCTTTCCGTGAGGCGCGAGACCGGCGAGCATCTTTTCCATCGGCTGCTGGCGCGGGATTTGAGATCCGGCAACGAATTTGACGCGAAGGAGCCCTTCCGACTCGCCGTGCGATGA